A region of Maridesulfovibrio sp. DNA encodes the following proteins:
- a CDS encoding response regulator produces MKTILIIDDDARMLELLKHYLRNEEVKVLTASDGEEGLSLFEGSVVDLVIIDIFMPNMDGIQTIMELKQKKPECSILVISGGGEFTGLEYLKQAKALGAKEALVKPFTEKDLLATVQGMLA; encoded by the coding sequence ATGAAAACGATCCTGATTATTGACGATGACGCAAGAATGCTTGAACTGCTCAAGCATTACCTCAGAAATGAAGAGGTCAAGGTCCTCACCGCTTCGGATGGCGAGGAAGGCTTGTCCTTATTTGAAGGTTCGGTTGTGGATCTGGTCATAATTGATATTTTCATGCCCAACATGGACGGCATTCAAACCATCATGGAACTGAAACAGAAGAAGCCGGAATGCAGCATTCTGGTTATATCCGGAGGCGGGGAATTTACCGGACTTGAATACCTGAAACAGGCCAAGGCACTTGGTGCAAAGGAAGCACTGGTCAAGCCGTTCACCGAAAAAGATTTACTGGCCACAGTACAAGGAATGCTGGCTTAA
- a CDS encoding Hpt domain-containing protein has translation MPSIDDSENFDLKSALARFSQDHELLDEAIAIFKEEAPKHLEGIKTALEKNALKEASTSAHTLKSECGAVGAVKAQSVSLTMERTTGKGHISEAIELYPQLEKMVIQAIETLPESTMEADQ, from the coding sequence ATGCCTTCAATAGATGATTCGGAAAATTTCGACCTGAAAAGCGCACTGGCCAGATTCTCGCAGGATCACGAACTGCTTGATGAAGCAATCGCTATTTTCAAGGAAGAAGCGCCCAAGCATTTGGAAGGAATAAAGACAGCCCTAGAGAAAAACGCGCTGAAAGAAGCTTCGACTTCTGCCCACACTTTAAAAAGTGAATGCGGGGCGGTTGGAGCGGTAAAAGCGCAATCTGTGAGCCTTACTATGGAAAGAACAACAGGAAAAGGTCACATTTCTGAGGCCATAGAATTGTACCCGCAATTGGAAAAAATGGTTATTCAGGCAATTGAGACTCTTCCGGAATCAACGATGGAGGCGGACCAGTAA
- the htpG gene encoding molecular chaperone HtpG, whose translation MTAQTEKFEFKAEVNQLLDILVHSLYTNREIFLRELVSNASDALDKMRFAINSNPELDDDVDPEILIAYDEEKKTVTVTDTGIGMTREEVMANIGTIAHSGSAEFVKQAAESKDSLDSLIGRFGVGFYSIFMVSDHVVVRTKSYLKDEPAIQWVSDGKNAYELTEIEPEMDHGTIIEIQLNEDNAERFGSEDKLRDIVKRHSNFVSFPIMIGGERVNTVSALWREPKFQIKQEQYEEFYKFLTYDVQPPIDTLHFSVDAPVQFNSLLFIPEKDLDIFGMDRDNWGLDLYVRRVLIEKQNKNLLPEYLSFIKGVVDTEDLPLNISRETLQDNLLIGKISATLTKQILGQLEKLSKDDAEKYAKFWKAHSKIFKAGHMDFVNRDKYAKLLRFDSSKAEENTLVSFADYIERAKEDQKEIYYSFVASREAANLNPHLEIFRNKDIEVLYLYEPIDEFVMESIREHEGFDFVAAEYADLEKLDKFESAKKEDEPEPLSEEQEKDMDALIAKMKEVLGEQVAEVKISERLSDSPCRLVNPDGAMTSSMEKLMKAMNKDSSIPTKTMEVNADHPLLRSMLEIFKVNPDDEFIALSSNQLLESALLLEGYLNDPHALVGRIQSLLTKAGGWYAELEKKD comes from the coding sequence ATGACTGCACAGACAGAAAAATTCGAATTCAAGGCTGAAGTAAACCAACTGTTGGACATTCTGGTCCACTCCCTCTACACCAACCGCGAAATTTTCCTGCGCGAGTTGGTTTCCAACGCATCTGACGCCCTCGATAAAATGCGTTTCGCCATTAACAGCAATCCCGAGCTGGATGATGACGTGGACCCCGAGATTCTCATAGCTTACGATGAGGAAAAAAAGACCGTAACCGTGACTGATACAGGTATCGGCATGACCCGTGAAGAAGTCATGGCCAATATCGGTACCATCGCCCATTCCGGTTCCGCAGAATTCGTCAAGCAGGCTGCAGAATCCAAAGATAGCCTCGATTCTCTCATCGGCCGTTTCGGTGTCGGCTTCTACTCCATTTTCATGGTTTCCGACCACGTTGTAGTGCGTACCAAATCCTACCTGAAAGACGAACCCGCAATCCAGTGGGTTTCTGACGGCAAAAATGCTTACGAGCTGACTGAAATAGAGCCGGAAATGGATCACGGGACCATCATTGAAATTCAGCTCAATGAAGACAATGCCGAACGTTTCGGTTCCGAGGACAAACTGAGAGACATAGTTAAACGCCACTCCAATTTCGTTTCCTTCCCGATCATGATCGGCGGCGAACGCGTCAACACAGTTTCCGCTCTCTGGCGTGAACCAAAATTCCAGATCAAACAAGAGCAGTACGAGGAATTCTACAAATTCCTGACCTACGATGTGCAGCCCCCCATCGATACCCTGCACTTTTCCGTTGATGCTCCGGTTCAGTTCAACTCCCTGCTCTTCATTCCGGAAAAAGATCTCGACATCTTCGGCATGGACCGCGACAATTGGGGACTGGACCTCTATGTACGCCGCGTGCTCATTGAAAAGCAGAACAAGAACCTGCTTCCCGAATATCTGAGCTTCATCAAAGGTGTGGTCGATACCGAAGACCTTCCCCTGAATATCTCCCGCGAAACCCTGCAGGACAACCTGCTCATCGGCAAGATCAGCGCGACCCTGACCAAGCAGATCCTCGGCCAGTTGGAAAAACTTTCCAAAGACGATGCGGAAAAATACGCAAAGTTCTGGAAAGCCCACTCCAAGATATTCAAAGCCGGACATATGGATTTCGTTAACCGCGACAAATACGCCAAACTGCTCCGCTTTGATTCGTCCAAGGCCGAAGAAAACACCCTTGTATCTTTTGCCGATTACATTGAGCGGGCCAAGGAAGACCAGAAGGAAATCTACTACTCTTTTGTTGCCAGCCGTGAAGCAGCAAACCTTAACCCGCACCTCGAAATTTTCCGCAACAAAGATATCGAGGTACTCTATCTCTACGAACCCATCGACGAATTCGTTATGGAATCAATCCGTGAACATGAGGGTTTCGACTTCGTAGCCGCCGAGTACGCCGACCTTGAAAAGCTGGACAAATTTGAATCTGCAAAAAAAGAAGACGAGCCGGAACCGCTTTCCGAAGAGCAGGAAAAAGACATGGACGCACTCATCGCCAAGATGAAGGAAGTCCTCGGAGAACAGGTCGCGGAAGTAAAAATTTCCGAACGCCTTTCCGATTCTCCCTGCCGTCTGGTCAACCCGGACGGAGCCATGACATCTTCCATGGAAAAGCTGATGAAAGCCATGAACAAGGACAGCTCCATACCCACTAAAACCATGGAAGTGAATGCCGACCATCCGCTGCTGCGCTCCATGCTGGAAATCTTCAAGGTCAACCCGGATGACGAATTTATCGCCCTTTCATCCAACCAGTTACTTGAATCCGCCCTGCTGCTGGAAGGCTACCTGAACGACCCCCACGCTCTTGTAGGCCGCATTCAGAGCCTGCTGACAAAGGCCGGAGGATGGTACGCCGAACTCGAAAAAAAAGACTAG
- a CDS encoding MerR family transcriptional regulator: MPDKKLLSIAEISRLLEVPESTLHYWKNRFAQYLPSTGRNRQKRFKSEAVEIFKIIASMLKQGHTAEDVMAKLSRKYPVNVALDPQNHQPATPVAPVQIQQANLEPAIQLAAAMGTEIAKSINEGLKGMLSCMPAGAVTEDVKACMDKATADLNAQNESIEGLRNENDQLKEKLSIMEAELVRLRKDRREMEKFLLDKLKNITK, translated from the coding sequence GTGCCAGACAAAAAACTTCTCTCCATTGCGGAAATTTCCCGGTTGCTGGAAGTCCCCGAATCAACTCTTCATTACTGGAAAAACCGTTTCGCCCAGTATCTGCCCAGCACAGGCCGCAACAGGCAGAAAAGGTTCAAATCCGAAGCAGTTGAAATTTTTAAAATTATCGCGTCCATGCTTAAGCAGGGGCATACGGCTGAAGATGTCATGGCTAAATTGTCCCGAAAATACCCCGTAAATGTAGCTCTTGACCCGCAAAATCATCAACCAGCTACACCGGTAGCCCCGGTCCAGATACAGCAGGCCAACCTTGAACCGGCCATCCAACTGGCAGCAGCAATGGGAACAGAAATAGCCAAGTCTATCAATGAAGGCCTGAAAGGAATGCTCTCCTGCATGCCCGCCGGAGCGGTAACTGAAGACGTAAAAGCCTGCATGGACAAAGCCACAGCGGACCTTAATGCCCAGAATGAAAGTATCGAGGGTTTACGAAATGAAAATGACCAGCTCAAGGAAAAACTTTCCATCATGGAGGCTGAGTTGGTCCGCTTGCGCAAAGACCGCCGTGAAATGGAAAAATTCCTCCTTGACAAGCTGAAAAACATTACTAAGTAA
- a CDS encoding type III pantothenate kinase, with protein MSSETILLFDVGNTNTKIGFSTRDKIGPSFTLPTDPGGTADSWGLKLLEICRVAGFSHEDILGGAVSSVVPPMNPILKRAVERFFPCELRFAPDTIPLSLNNRYERPWEVGADRLVTAFAGRQISDSEKLIVVDFGTATTFDCVVGMDYMGGLICPGVLSSTKALASGTAKLPHISLELESETIRPGKSTTDSLNQGLIFGFAAMVEGLSERLSKTLGGEVELIATGGFASKIDEVCRAIDRVEPTLLLDGLRMAWFGSEK; from the coding sequence TTGAGTTCGGAAACTATTTTACTTTTTGATGTAGGGAACACCAATACAAAAATCGGTTTTTCCACCCGTGATAAAATCGGGCCTTCATTCACCCTGCCGACTGATCCCGGCGGCACTGCTGATTCATGGGGGCTGAAGCTGCTCGAAATATGCCGTGTGGCCGGTTTTTCCCATGAGGATATCCTCGGCGGGGCCGTATCCTCGGTTGTTCCGCCCATGAATCCGATCCTGAAGCGGGCCGTGGAAAGGTTCTTTCCCTGCGAACTGCGCTTTGCTCCGGATACCATCCCGCTATCCCTTAACAACAGGTACGAAAGGCCTTGGGAAGTTGGCGCGGACAGGTTGGTCACCGCTTTTGCCGGCCGCCAGATCAGCGACAGTGAGAAACTCATAGTAGTTGATTTCGGCACAGCTACCACTTTCGACTGCGTGGTGGGCATGGATTACATGGGCGGGCTGATCTGCCCCGGAGTGCTTTCGTCCACAAAGGCGCTGGCATCCGGTACTGCGAAGCTGCCGCATATTTCTTTGGAGCTTGAGTCCGAGACCATCAGGCCGGGCAAGTCTACCACCGACAGCCTTAATCAGGGGCTGATTTTCGGGTTCGCAGCCATGGTCGAAGGATTGAGCGAACGCTTGAGCAAGACCCTCGGCGGTGAGGTCGAGCTTATCGCTACCGGTGGTTTTGCCTCCAAGATAGATGAAGTCTGCCGGGCCATTGACCGTGTGGAACCGACGCTCCTGTTGGACGGGTTGCGCATGGCTTGGTTTGGCAGTGAAAAATAG
- the eno gene encoding phosphopyruvate hydratase, which produces MSTITAVWAREILDSRGNPTVEVEVVLESGATGRAAVPSGASTGTREALELRDGDKDRYKGKGVQVAVANVREEIAEALVGQDALRQVTIDNILIELDGTENKERLGANAMLGVSMAVARAGANLLGIPLYQYLGGVNGKLLPVPMMNIINGGEHAPNNLDIQEFMIMPIGAETFAEALRMGAEIFHTLKGLLAADGHNTAVGDEGGFAPNLESHAQAFEYIMKAIEAAGYRPGADVALAIDAAASEFYKDGKYVLAGENKEFDAQGMIDFYSDFVERFPLISIEDGLAEGDWDGWEKMTADLGEKIQLVGDDLFVTNPDILAEGIERGACNSILIKLNQIGTLTETLDTMELAKTAGYTNVVSHRSGETSDHFIADLAVGLNAGQIKTGSLCRSDRLAKYNQLLRIEEDLDDDGIYYGPALKEAFFGED; this is translated from the coding sequence ATGAGCACTATTACCGCAGTATGGGCAAGAGAAATTCTTGATTCCAGAGGTAACCCCACCGTAGAAGTAGAAGTAGTTCTCGAATCCGGGGCTACCGGCCGTGCAGCTGTTCCCTCCGGAGCATCCACCGGTACCCGTGAAGCCCTTGAACTGCGTGACGGCGACAAAGACCGTTACAAAGGTAAAGGTGTACAGGTTGCTGTTGCCAACGTTCGTGAAGAAATCGCTGAAGCTCTGGTTGGTCAGGATGCCCTGCGTCAGGTTACCATCGATAATATCCTTATCGAACTCGACGGAACCGAAAACAAGGAACGACTCGGTGCCAACGCAATGCTCGGCGTTTCCATGGCTGTTGCCCGCGCTGGTGCAAATCTGCTCGGCATTCCCCTTTACCAGTATCTCGGCGGCGTAAACGGTAAGCTTCTGCCCGTTCCCATGATGAATATCATCAATGGTGGTGAGCATGCTCCCAACAACCTCGATATTCAGGAATTCATGATTATGCCCATCGGCGCTGAGACTTTTGCTGAAGCTCTGCGCATGGGTGCTGAAATTTTCCATACTCTCAAAGGCCTGCTGGCTGCAGACGGTCACAACACCGCAGTTGGTGACGAAGGTGGCTTCGCGCCTAACCTCGAGTCCCACGCACAGGCTTTCGAATACATCATGAAGGCTATTGAAGCCGCAGGCTACCGCCCCGGTGCTGACGTAGCTCTCGCTATCGATGCTGCTGCTTCCGAATTCTACAAAGACGGCAAGTACGTACTGGCCGGTGAAAACAAGGAATTCGACGCTCAGGGTATGATCGATTTCTACTCTGATTTCGTAGAGCGTTTCCCGCTCATCTCCATTGAAGACGGCCTTGCAGAAGGCGACTGGGACGGCTGGGAAAAGATGACTGCAGATCTGGGTGAAAAAATCCAGCTCGTTGGTGACGACCTCTTCGTAACCAACCCCGATATTCTTGCTGAAGGTATCGAGCGCGGCGCTTGCAACTCCATTCTGATCAAGCTGAACCAGATCGGAACCCTGACCGAAACCCTCGACACCATGGAACTTGCCAAGACCGCCGGTTACACCAACGTTGTATCCCACCGTTCCGGTGAAACCAGCGACCATTTTATCGCCGACCTCGCAGTAGGTCTGAACGCAGGACAGATCAAGACCGGCTCCCTGTGCCGCTCCGACCGTCTTGCCAAGTACAACCAGCTGCTGCGCATTGAAGAAGATCTCGATGATGATGGAATCTACTACGGTCCCGCTCTGAAGGAAGCTTTTTTCGGCGAAGACTAG
- the folD gene encoding bifunctional methylenetetrahydrofolate dehydrogenase/methenyltetrahydrofolate cyclohydrolase FolD produces MQILNGKETALTIREELKVEIDGLKDKHGRAPGLAVILVGEDPASQVYVRNKEIACEKAGIVSSAHRIDASVSQEELEALIQKLNADDTIDGILLQLPLPKGLDSQRCLELIDPGKDVDGFHPMNVGKLMLGLPGFRSCTPAGIMTLLERYNLPTSGKKAVVVGRSNIVGKPLAMMLMQYGDFANATVTVCHSRTDNLAEEVKGADFVFAAIGIPKFIKKEMVKDGAVVVDVGINRTDEGLVGDCDYAALEGVASAMTPVPGGVGPMTIAQLLINTVQAYKEHVGA; encoded by the coding sequence ATGCAGATTTTGAATGGTAAAGAAACAGCCCTTACTATTCGTGAAGAGCTGAAAGTAGAGATAGACGGACTCAAGGACAAACACGGTAGAGCGCCCGGTCTGGCCGTTATTCTGGTCGGCGAGGACCCCGCTTCTCAGGTATACGTGCGCAACAAGGAAATTGCCTGCGAAAAAGCTGGTATTGTTTCCTCTGCCCATCGTATTGATGCGTCCGTTTCTCAGGAAGAGCTTGAAGCCCTGATCCAGAAGCTCAATGCAGACGACACCATCGACGGTATTCTTTTGCAACTGCCCCTGCCCAAGGGACTGGACAGCCAGCGCTGTCTCGAACTCATCGATCCCGGTAAGGATGTAGACGGTTTCCACCCCATGAACGTAGGCAAGCTCATGCTCGGCCTGCCCGGTTTCCGGTCCTGCACTCCCGCAGGCATCATGACCCTGCTGGAACGCTACAACCTGCCCACCTCAGGCAAAAAAGCCGTGGTCGTAGGACGTTCCAACATCGTAGGCAAGCCCCTTGCCATGATGCTCATGCAGTACGGTGATTTCGCAAACGCCACCGTAACCGTCTGCCATTCCCGCACTGACAACCTCGCCGAGGAAGTCAAAGGCGCAGATTTCGTTTTCGCCGCCATCGGCATTCCCAAGTTCATCAAGAAAGAGATGGTCAAAGACGGCGCAGTTGTAGTTGACGTAGGCATCAACCGCACTGACGAAGGTCTGGTCGGTGACTGCGACTACGCAGCACTGGAAGGCGTAGCGTCCGCTATGACTCCCGTTCCCGGCGGAGTAGGTCCCATGACTATTGCGCAGCTTTTGATCAACACCGTACAGGCTTATAAGGAGCATGTAGGGGCTTAA
- a CDS encoding HD domain-containing phosphohydrolase, producing the protein MKGLTELLTCIQEISGGNYSNDIMDLTTDKYDPYVRELAESVGLMMVRIEAREFALEQANDELRCNIVATIKAVARGLSLRDPYTRGHAERVGNYCERLARRMGLPDDEIWTVHVAGTLHDIGKIGFSDRLIQNVDTKVDADMLAEIKQHPEWGFRMLRGLEFLGPALDYVRSHHERLDGTGYPNGLQGDEIKTGSRILSIADVFDAVTTTRSYQEAMDLDKAFSILRKLAGPALDPELVELFIADIKEKGLEDVEENFMTCAMGNSLSEKI; encoded by the coding sequence ATGAAAGGACTCACTGAACTTCTGACCTGTATTCAGGAAATTTCCGGCGGCAATTATTCCAATGACATTATGGATCTGACTACGGATAAATATGATCCTTATGTGCGGGAACTGGCGGAGTCAGTAGGTTTGATGATGGTTCGTATTGAGGCGAGGGAGTTTGCCCTTGAGCAGGCCAATGATGAACTCAGGTGCAATATTGTGGCGACCATCAAGGCCGTGGCAAGGGGGTTGAGCCTGCGCGACCCGTATACCCGCGGGCATGCGGAGCGGGTGGGGAATTATTGTGAACGGCTGGCGCGGCGCATGGGACTGCCGGATGACGAAATATGGACCGTGCATGTGGCCGGAACCCTGCATGATATAGGCAAGATCGGGTTCAGTGATCGTTTGATTCAGAATGTGGATACCAAAGTTGACGCGGATATGCTGGCGGAGATCAAGCAGCACCCGGAATGGGGTTTCAGGATGCTGCGCGGGCTGGAATTTCTCGGTCCTGCGTTGGATTATGTGCGTTCACATCATGAGCGGCTGGATGGCACCGGATACCCCAATGGTCTGCAGGGTGATGAAATCAAGACCGGATCGCGCATTCTGTCCATTGCCGATGTTTTTGACGCGGTAACCACTACCCGCAGTTATCAGGAAGCCATGGATCTTGATAAGGCTTTCTCCATCCTGCGCAAGCTTGCAGGGCCTGCCCTTGACCCTGAGTTGGTTGAGCTTTTCATCGCTGATATCAAAGAAAAAGGTCTTGAGGATGTGGAAGAAAATTTTATGACCTGTGCAATGGGAAATAGCCTTTCTGAAAAGATATAA